DNA sequence from the Pseudomonadota bacterium genome:
TACAGTCAGAGAAAGAAACCGCTTATCTTCTAAAAAGCGAGACAATGAAAAAACGACTGATAGAAGCAAAAACCCGCAAGAAAGGAATTCCTTTTGACGAAGCCTGTAAAAAGCTTGTAGTTTGATCTTGCCGGATTTGAAGACCTGTCATGGTGGATTGAAAAAAGACCGCAAAAAAGCCCTCAAAATTGTTAAGCTTATCAAAGAAATCCAGCGTTATTCGTTCCATGGAAGCGGCAAGCCGGAACCCTTAAAACACGAGCTGGCAGGTTGCTGGTAAGACGTATTGACCATGAGCACAAACTTGTTTATCATTCTCCCAACCACCCTCCCAAAAAAAAATAGCGGTAAAGAAATAAATCTTCAACCGCAGGTTTATGATCAATAAGTTTATAAGTTGAATACTACCCCAATACTACCCCATAAAGCAAAAAAGTATAATATCTACTACTATCTTTAATCGCTGACTCCACCTACAACTATTCAATGGTGAGTTGTTGCCAGAATTGAGGATTACTGATTGAAATAGAGATTAGTTCAGCAGCGACGTTGCATAGCGGGAGAAACCGGACATACTCGGAGTCGGCTTTGTCGTCTTGTCAGCCTGATATTAGTTAAGAACCAATTATTGACTTAATAAAATCAGAACCGCTCTTTGTTAAAAACCAGCCAAGTAAACAGCAATTCAGAACAACGGTTATCCAAAATTCGGTTCGAAATTTTTCCTTTTTCGATTTATGGCGTAGCTTTGTCTGCGCTAAAAAAGCACCAGGCCAGCCGCCAAGCATACTCAAAAAATGCAATGTACTTTCTTTTGTTCTCCAGCGATTATTCTGTGCTGCTGATTTATCTACCGCATATGCAAAGAAAGCGATTGTACTTGCCACAATGTAGTAGCCAATTACAACAAATGAAAGCCAGCCTATTAATGAAGCCAACAATAAAAATAAACAAAATAAAGCGGCAAAGACACTTCCAATCGATATCGATTTAGAAGAATTTGTAGATGCTTGATCACCTACGAATCTAATATTTTCAGCACGCAAACGATGCTTTTCGTCCATTATTTGTTCGTATGTGATTCGATCCCCTTCTACTGGTCTTCTCGAACGCCTGGAAAAAGCTTTGATATGTACAAATGCTTTTTCTCCTGTGGCGTTCATGGTGACAAAGCCAAATCCTTTATCATCTTTCCAAACTGTAATTTTACCCTGATAACGCATAACAATATATTAAATATTTTCTTTCAATAATGGGATACTATTAGACTATCGATATCCATTTTAAATTCGTAGATAATTAACTGTTCAATAGCGATGCTTTTTCCCCTGATTAAATTGATTAATTTATTATTTAAAAAAGCCGCGACCTTTCCCGGTCCGTCTTGAATGTCTTGTTAACTGCTGTTATTGCTTTTCATCAATATCATATGGATATCTCTGAAGATCACCTGCTGATTTTATAACTTTTATATGGCACTTCTTCGAAGAAACATCTTTTGCCGATACAACTCTGATTCTATGTAATAAATTCGATCCAAAATCGAAGATATAGTGGAATACGTCTTTTTCTTTAAGCCCAGCATATTCAATTTTGGTTTTATCCGCGGATTATTTTCTTGGAGCAAACCCCATCCCATCTTGTGCATTCAGTGGGTGTGTTACTTCGGGTGAATCCCATATCGTTCGATAACTCTTTGTTTCTTTTTTGGTTATGTAAAAAGAATAAAGGTGGTCTTCATCCATATCAAATGAGTTGTATATTGTCGTTTGCAGTGATTCAAAAGTGCACTCGTCTGATATTTCAATTATTCTGTATACTCGTCCGATTCCAACGATCGAAACCCTAAGCTGATAAATTTTCATAATTGTATATTATATTGCAGTTAACGTAAGGGTGAGCAGACCGGCCACC
Encoded proteins:
- a CDS encoding prevent-host-death protein, which gives rise to MQYISDENNNVTGVIVPIDLWQELQSEKETAYLLKSETMKKRLIEAKTRKKGIPFDEACKKLVV
- a CDS encoding cold shock and DUF1294 domain-containing protein — protein: MRYQGKITVWKDDKGFGFVTMNATGEKAFVHIKAFSRRSRRPVEGDRITYEQIMDEKHRLRAENIRFVGDQASTNSSKSISIGSVFAALFCLFLLLASLIGWLSFVVIGYYIVASTIAFFAYAVDKSAAQNNRWRTKESTLHFLSMLGGWPGAFLAQTKLRHKSKKEKFRTEFWITVVLNCCLLGWFLTKSGSDFIKSIIGS
- a CDS encoding plasmid pRiA4b ORF-3 family protein; this translates as MKIYQLRVSIVGIGRVYRIIEISDECTFESLQTTIYNSFDMDEDHLYSFYITKKETKSYRTIWDSPEVTHPLNAQDGMGFAPRK